A genomic window from Triticum urartu cultivar G1812 chromosome 7, Tu2.1, whole genome shotgun sequence includes:
- the LOC125523329 gene encoding uncharacterized protein LOC125523329 isoform X2: protein MDPAPPYDHRRGGGGGHYYPAQQHHHHHNGGHFAPGGGGGPVRSRHEQYDPYEAFPPPPYHHPPPSDHHPRLHHYHNQQLPPPPPLPPPPPHRPAYAGPSPPPPPEAYSTPPPPPPPYHSSPAPHFHGHQRHPDEEFRRNAGHHHQHQHHHQQHQQPQHHHQQQQQQHHHHHHQQQHQQPPWEDPEERRRRFAPAHQEPEDDRRRYAPAHQEPEEDRRRYPPAHQEPEEDRRRYAPAHQEPEDDRRRYTSPHHHRLSPPPSPRKKQRCALHDRVDIESTSSSGPLPSRHQRQQPHASYAAVDSFVDRAPAHPGYSHESFSTHSDSKGSRKIQMVSQTSTLSGERGSPRSPRATIVAHPRRTPQKEPAPRRLSVWQRIEEGPAAATRPPPPPPPKALHISPAKSSTAGSASKGLASVISVDCKAKSAGSNEVDSTKVIQKDAGKNVRKVLSSVLVKPSPESKEKEGFVEKLPGKHDNVQENVSDSPSKSLGLAGRPVAGVKKVKKIVIKKIVRRIVGKDKQISSEIVSEKRDNIDAIANASEKEEGEIITSSLEKDTVSEHNMVSTSGTAGAGNGVNVQKGENSNSINPRKRKATSAIESKKILDSTNRSGSKHLGKEDNRSSMGRGDTIAASAIKSTEALATRRSEHPGKGDRSSMDSGVRSATLVSTNDNYQEEGEIMPLSGETSAAVTSNPLRISNRHTESSMKESRAPKNVSKKNTVCTNGVTVNHDTAEISGSEDARREDNDILINTSEEDVRRVSSTPEVTICKRKGAQKGEGMILTGLGENSIGNVSVAHHVKISNTRELDVNEDTRTKESQIPIELCQTNTLKTIHHLEAPDTSETTMSKFVGRKVGKSLMGSTERHATTTCNSGSTPEFNLAGGFGNSHKEDLLNDGTAFNETDAPMEVEGRDFFNLSCSRNVESMNVPPLDDDLMEDLTRDIVLNNGIERGATAQVAELINLHRGHLSPEIDFPLAHSRESSSSGNSEQSVPTTLTLGSNFYFSNNIESERQLKENHELLEGQKGLDVSTVSEFDSLVKQKGVADDDSVGVGSQNWLTLPPAVNSIAMSEQFVTNDATVRKDRIGLDQSVDNDTSVSQDHDTAQGLEQCGSVDAFSSQVNSIRLSVSGSDMPQSDSLTPKEISGVVEKHGEIVLSGLHSISSINVVDQHDNQMVDISVGNPTEPAIPAVESIDVMDAELVSPQVSVEPDNTYDSNKGISGDVEKHGEVVLSGLHSISSINVVDQHDHQMVDNPVGNPIEPAIPAVESTDVMDTTLSPQVSVEPDNNTYNSNTEGSVVNSSTKRDLLSSWIESIVSEAKKDHQPCKSTLPSISLPVLAPKEDSRRAGLDSVGNPVGKSPQMNCTSSMPPKVAPKRANLPSSSREPPRASSNPRHKTWHRGDMTSSTSLPSSQPSGLPPKQPPRRNDKTQNSYIRKGNALIRNPATGKLSHSSSLDTQNKLNKPVMRRSMNFVRKVDSNDSAARLSFTVERPKTPPLPLHAKSINSTTSLPEQLPKTLPKQHVPETEKEDSARQLNSGVDTPSIKSAQTPEPSDASKVVYVRPKSNQLVAAQRQHPDDPTKSSTDKVLSQQPPTASDLYFKKRKNQIILSSSSSDGQNTKEIAPAESLNSGESNVQIASSNNSINGLKERPHKALRTNNMGTSSHVWTLSGQQPQRKGSAGTSYAKAFPRILPWKRKIYCKNFRNSHTQNVSSLRIVRKLLQTKKRDMIYTVSTNGFSIRKSGVLSVGGSSLKWSRSLEKRSQKVNEEATLAVADVEKKRGEKRKRQYLHYTGRNDQYSLSVAGNQLRNNNQASSDLRRSSTCNGYVRVSKGNQLVRNPKKVTRMLANEKVRWSLHTVRSRLAKKRQYCQFFTRFGECKKPKGECRYIHDPAKVTICTKFLKGLCSDTSCKLTHKVLPERMQDCSYFLKGLCTNTACPYRHVKVNSKAPACEDFLKGYCADGDECRKKHSYTCPVFEATGECPQQSTCKLHHPTKKTIKPKRSRPDTPQNSSWGRYFDTSIRHDSETSKVSSGQDDRQKQQHDIFSGGDFTDFITLDIDGEEGVDALDSIQSVDAPDSIQSVDAPDGIQLMELDSGELGTEADDLDALIKPLRIMRTARV, encoded by the exons ATGGATCCGGCCCCGCCCTACGACCaccgccgcggcggcggcggcgggcactACTACCCCGCCcagcagcaccaccaccaccacaacGGCGGCCACTTCGCGCCGGGAGGGGGCGGCGGGCCCGTGCGGTCCAGGCACGAGCAGTACGACCCGTACGAGGCCTTCCCGCCGCCGCCGTACCACCACCCGCCCCCCTCCGACCACCACCCGCGCCTCCACCACTACCACAACCAGCAGCTGCCCCCGCCTCcccccctgccgccgccgccgccgcaccgtcCCGCCTACGCCGGCCCCtccccgcctcctcctcccgaGGCCTACTCCACCCCGCCCCCGCCACCGCCCCCGTACCACAGCTCGCCCGCTCCCCACTTCCACGGCCACCAGCGCCACCCCGACGAGGAGTTCCGCCGCAACGCTGGGCACCACCACCagcaccagcaccaccaccagcaGCATCAGCAGccacagcaccaccatcaacagcagcagcagcagcaccaccaccaccaccatcaacAGCAGCATCAGCAGCCCCCGTGGGAGGACCCTGAGGAGCGCAGGCGCAGATTCGCCCCTGCTCACCAGGAGCCCGAGGACGACAGGCGCAGATACGCCCCTGCTCACCAGGAGCCAGAGGAAGACAGGCGCAGATACCCCCCTGCTCACCAGGAGCCAGAGGAAGACAGGCGCAGATACGCCCCTGCTCACCAGGAGCCTGAGGACGACAGGCGCAGATACACGTCCCCCCACCACCACCGTCtctcgccgccgcccagcccgCGCAAGAAGCAGCGGTGCGCCTTACATGACCGGGTCGACATCGAGAGCACCTCCAGCTCTGGCCCGCTGCCTTCACGCCATCAGAGGCAGCAGCCCCATGCCAGCTACGCCGCGGTTGACAGCTTTGTAGATAGGGCCCCTGCGCATCCTGGCTACAGCCACGAGAGCTTCTCAACACACAGCGACAGCAAGGGCAGCAGGAAGATTCAGATGGTTTCACAGACGTCAACGCTGTCTGGCGAGCGTGGCTCGCCGCGCTCGCCACGTGCCACCATTGTCGCGCATCCGAGGCGCACTCCGCAGAAGGAGCCTGCCCCAAGGAGACTTTCTGTGTGGCAGAGGATAGAGGAGGGCCCTGCTGCTGCTACacggccgccgccaccgccaccgccaaaGGCCTTGCATATTTCACCAGCCAAGTCGAGCACTGCCGGCTCTGCTTCAAAGGGATTGGCCAGCGTGATCTCTGTGGACTGCAAGGCAAAAAGTGCTGGTAGTAATGAGGTTGACAGCACTAAAGTAATACAGAAGGATGCTGGAAAGAATGTTAGGAAGGTGTTGTCCTCAGTTCTTGTGAAACCTTCACCGGAGTCCAAGGAAAAAGAAGGGTTTGTTGAGAAGCTTCCTGGGAAGCATGATAATGTTCAGGAGAATGTGTCAGATTCCCCTAGTAAAAGTCTGGGCTTAGCTGGTCGTCCTGTGGCTGGTGTCAAGAAAGTGAAGAAGATAGTTATCAAGAAGATTGTGAGGAGGATTGTTGGCAAGGATAAACAAATTAGTAGCGAAATTGTATCTGAGAAGAGGGATAATATTGATGCTATTGCAAATGCTTCTGAAAAAGAAGAGGGTGAAATCATAACCTCATCGCTGGAAAAGGATACTGTATCTGAACATAATATGGTAAGCACTAGTGGTACAGCTGGAGCTGGTAATGGTGTGAATGTCCAGAAGGGTGAAAATAGCAACTCGATAAATCCACGTAAAAGGAAAGCCACTTCAGCCATCGAGTCCAAGAAAATTCTTGATTCAACAAATCGTAGTGGGAGTAAGCACCTTGGAAAGGAAGACAATAGAAGCTCCATGGGTCGAGGTGATACTATTGCTGCTTCAGCCATTAAATCTACAGAAGCACTTGCTACAAGACGAAGTGAGCATCCTGGGAAAGGAGATAGGAGCTCCATGGATTCAGGTGTTAGGAGTGCAACTTTGGTGTCTACGAATGATAATTATCAGGAGGAGGGTGAAATCATGCCTCTTTCAGGTGAAACGAGTGCTGCAGTTACAAGTAATCCTCTGAGAATTTCTAATAGGCATACAGAATCTAGCATGAAAGAGAGCAGAGCTCCTAAGAATGTCAGTAAAAAAAACACTGTTTGCACAAATGGAGTTACTGTAAATCATGATACGGCAGAAATTTCTGGAAGTGAGGATGCTAGGAGGGAAGACAATGACATCTTGATTAACACAAGCGAAGAGGATGTTCGCCGTGTAAGTAGTACACCAGAAGTTACTATATGCAAGAGAAAGGGTGCTCAGAAAGGTGAGGGTATGATTCTGACTGGTTTAGGTGAAAATAGTATTGGTAATGTTTCTGTGGCACACCATGTGAAGATTTCTAATACAAGGGAACTCGATGTGAATGAGGATACCAGGACCAAAGAGAGCCAAATCCCCATAGAATTATGTCAAACTAACACTTTGAAAACAATACACCACTTGGAAGCTCCTGATACATCAGAAACTACCATGAGCAAGTTTGTTGGGAGGAAAGTGGGCAAAAGCCTCATGGGGTCAACTGAAAGACATGCTACCACCACATGTAATTCTGGGAGCACTCCAGAATTTAATTTAGCTGGTGGATTCGGCAATAGCCACAAGGAAGATCTTCTCAATGACGGAACTGCTTTCAATGAAACAGATGCTCCCATGGAAGTTGAAGGTAGAGATTTCTTTAATCTGTCATGTTCCAGAAATGTTGAAAGCATGAATGTGCCACCATTAGATGATGATCTTATGGAGGATTTAACCCGGGATATTGTTTTGAATAATGGTATAGAAAGGGGTGCTACAGCTCAGGTAGCAGAACTGATCAATCTTCATAGAGGTCATCTGTCTCCCGAGATTGATTTTCCCTTGGCACATTCCCGTGAATCTTCATCTTCTGGTAACAGCGAGCAGTCTGTTCCTACAACTTTGACACTTGGCAGTAATTTCTATTTCAGTAATAACATCGAAAGTGAGCGACAGCTCAAGGAAAACCATGAGCTGCTGGAAGGGCAGAAAGGATTAGATGTTTCCACAGTGTCAGAATTTGATAGTCTTGTAAAACAAAAAGGTGTGGCTGATGATGACTCAGTTGGTGTAGGTTCTCAAAATTGGCTGACTTTACCGCCAGCGGTCAACAGCATTGCTATGTCTGAGCAGTTTGTGACTAACGATGCTACTGTTAGGAAAGATAGGATAGGTTTGGATCAGAGCGTGGATAATGACACTTCTGTTAGTCAGGATCATGATACTGCACAAGGTTTGGAGCAGTGTGGAAGTGTGGATGCTTTCTCTAGTCAGGTTAACAGCATTAGGCTATCTGTATCTGGTAGTGATATGCCTCAGTCAGACTCATTGACACCCAAAGAGATCAGTGGCGTTGTTGAGAAACATGGTGAGATAGTTCTCTCGGGTTTGCACTCTATTAGTTCAATAAATGTTgtagatcaacatgataatcaaATGGTGGATATTTCTGTGGGCAACCCAACTGAACCTGCTATCCCAGCTGTAGAATCTATTGATGTGATGGATGCAGAGCTAGTTTCTCCTCAGGTATCTGTTGAGCCGGATAATACCTATGACAGTAATAAAGGAATCAGTGGTGATGTTGAGAAACATGGGGAGGTAGTTCTCTCTGGTTTGCACTCTATTAGTTCAATAAATGTTGTTGATCAACATGATCATCAGATGGTGGATAATCCTGTGGGTAACCCAATTGAACCTGCCATCCCAGCTGTGGAATCTACTGATGTGATGGATACAACGCTTTCTCCTCAGGTATCTGTTGAGCCAGATAATAATACCTATAACAGTAATACTGAAGGTTCTGTGGTTAACTCAAGCACAAAGCGAGATTTGTTGTCTTCTTGGATTGAATCCATTGTGTCAGAAGCTAAAAAGGATCATCAACCATGCAAATCTACTTTACCTTCTATTAGTTTGCCAGTCTTAGCACCAAAGGAGGATAGCAGGAGAGCAGGATTGGACTCGGTTGGAAACCCTGTGGGGAAGTCTCCTCAGATGAATTGTACAAGCTCTATGCCTCCCAAGGTAGCTCCTAAACGGGCGAATTTGCCCAGTTCATCCCGAGAGCCTCCTCGTGCAAGTTCAAATCCAAGGCACAAGACATGGCATCGTGGTGACATGACATCTTCTACATCTTTGCCCAGTTCACAGCCTTCAGGATTACCGCCTAAACAACCACCAAGGCGGAATGACAAAACTCAAAACTCTTATATACGCAAGGGTAACGCCCTTATTAGAAATCCAGCAACAGGAAAACTTTCTCATTCTTCTAGTCTGGATACTCAGAATAAGTTGAATAAGCCTGTGATGAGGAGAAGCATGAACTTTGTCAGGAAAGTTGATTCAAATGATTCTGCAGCACGTTTGAGCTTTACAGTTGAAAGACCTAAGACTCCTCCTTTACCACTTCATGCCAAATCCATCAATTCAACCACAAGCCTCCCAGAGCAGTTGCCTAAAACTTTGCCCAAGCAGCATGTTCCTGAAACTGAAAAAGAAGATTCGGCTAGGCAATTAAACTCAGGTGTTGATACCCCAAGCATTAAAAGTGCACAAACACCTGAACCCTCAGATGCTAGTAAAGTGGTTTATGTTAGACCGAAATCAAATCAATTGGTTGCTGCACAGAGGCAGCACCCTGATGACCCGACTAAAAGTTCTACAGATAAGGTTTTATCACAGCAGCCACCCACAGCCTCTGATTTATATTTCAAGAAGCGGAAAAATCAGATTATTTTGAGTTCATCTTCCTCTGATGGTCAGAATACAAAAGAGATTGCACCTGCTGAGAGCTTAAATTCAGGTGAGAGTAATGTACAAATTGCATCCTCGAACAACAGTATCAATGGTTTAAAGGAGAGACCACATAAAG CTCTTCGGACAAATAATATGGGAACTTCCTCGCACGTGTGGACACTCAGTGGGCAACAACCACAGAGGAAAGGATCTGCGGGAACTAGTTATGCGAAGGCCTTCCCACGTATTCTTCCATGGAAAAGAAAAATATACTGCAAGAATTTTAGAAACAGTCACACTCAGAATGTGAGCTCCTTACGAATAGTCAG AAAACTATTACAAACCAAGAAGAGAGATATGATTTATACTGTCTCAACTAATGGATTCTCTATACGGAAATCTGGCGTGTTAAGTGTTGGTGGATCAAGTTTGAAATGGTCACGATCTCTTGAGAAGCGTTCTCAAAAGGTTAACGAG GAGGCTACATTGGCAGTTGCTGACGTTGAGAAAAAGAGAGGAGAAAAACGGAAACGGCAATATCTCCATTATACTGGAAGAAATG ATCAATACTCTTTATCTGTTGCCGGCAATCAGTTAAGAAACAACAATCAAGCATCTTCAGATTTGAGGAGGTCATCAACTTGCAATGG ATATGTGCGTGTTAGCAAAGGTAACCAACTGGTTAGAAACCCCAAAAAAGTAACTCGCATGCTAGCAAATGAGAAAGTTCGATGGAGTTTGCACACTGTTAGATCACGCCTGGCAAAGAAACGACAGTACTGTCAATTCTTCACTCGGTTTGGCGAGTGCAAGAAGCCTAAGGGCGAGTGTCGCTATATTCATGACCCTGCTAAAGTGACTATTTGCACTAAATTTCTTAAAGGCCTGTGTTCTGATACTAGCTGTAAACTCACTCACAAG GTCCTCCCGGAAAGAATGCAAGACTGTTCTTATTTTCTGAAAG GTCTCTGTACCAACACAGCTTGTCCCTATAGGCATGTGAAAGTGAACTCTAAGGCTCCTGCCTGTGAAGATTTTCTAAAGGGATACTGTGCAGATGGTGATGAG TGTCGTAAAAAGCACAGCTACACATGCCCAGTCTTTGAGGCAACAGGAGAGTGCCCACAACAATCTACGTGCAAACTTCATCACCCCACCAAGAAGACAATCAAACCTAAGAGAAGCAGACCAGACACCCCCCAAAACAGTAGCTGGGGACGGTATTTTGACACCAGCATTAGACATGACAGCGAGACAAGCAAAGTTTCTTCAGGCCAAGATGACAGACAGAAACAGCAACATGATATTTTCTCAGGTGGGGACTTCACTGACTTTATCACACTTGACATTGATGGTGAAGAAGGCGTTGATGCGCTGGACAGCATACAGAGTGTTGATGCGCCGGACAGCATACAGAGTGTTGATGCGCCGGACGGCATACAGCTGATGGAACTGGACTCAGGGGAACTTGGCACGGAGGCTGATGATCTTGATGCACTAATCAAACCTCTTCGGATCATGAGAACGGCAAGAGTGTGA